Proteins found in one Nostoc sp. NIES-3756 genomic segment:
- a CDS encoding sugar transferase — translation MYQTKLDTILQGTSYQDWELALMPHPSAQSKFKRGLDILGSLVGLLILAIAFVPIAIAIKLDSPGPIFFSQERYGLRGRPFHIWKFRSMVNDAEKLKNLVDNEADGLIFKNKNDFRVTRVGRFLRSTSLDELPQFWNVFTGDMSLVGTRPPTADEVAKYNQRHWQRLNVKPGLTGEWQVNGRSHVKDFEKIVDLDLQYQNNWHPLYDLQLIFKTIYVILGRVGAF, via the coding sequence ATGTATCAAACAAAATTAGACACTATCTTGCAAGGTACAAGTTATCAGGATTGGGAGTTGGCACTTATGCCTCATCCTTCCGCACAATCCAAGTTCAAACGTGGTTTGGATATTCTAGGTAGCTTGGTGGGGTTGTTGATTTTAGCGATCGCCTTCGTACCAATTGCGATCGCCATTAAGCTTGATAGTCCAGGGCCAATCTTTTTCTCTCAAGAACGCTATGGTCTGCGGGGTCGTCCCTTCCACATTTGGAAGTTTCGCTCAATGGTGAATGATGCAGAGAAACTGAAAAACTTGGTAGATAATGAAGCAGACGGACTGATCTTTAAAAACAAAAACGATTTCCGTGTAACTAGAGTAGGTCGTTTCTTACGTAGTACCAGCTTAGACGAACTACCCCAGTTCTGGAACGTCTTTACGGGTGATATGAGTTTAGTCGGAACCCGTCCACCCACGGCTGATGAAGTAGCCAAATACAATCAACGCCATTGGCAACGTTTAAATGTTAAACCAGGTTTAACAGGTGAGTGGCAAGTTAACGGTCGTTCTCACGTCAAAGATTTTGAAAAAATAGTAGATTTAGATTTGCAATATCAAAATAATTGGCATCCGTTATACGATTTGCAACTAATTTTTAAAACAATTTACGTTATTCTGGGCAGAGTAGGAGCATTTTAA
- a CDS encoding HupE/UreJ family protein, with product MLTISKPVAVGKLQHRHIGAIATLILISLLSSWCGLSLQHNISNVWDGFLWGVADPVLHLNSLVNLLSIGFFSAGFVHAAIITNTFVLASVLGSFTHLFQINLPSAEIAIALFIVGFGAMLVTPNCSSWLFMLILGALAQTAVGIAGLFQGNVISQTISETDTTSLITYTLGMVLTQYTVTTSARKINFHTLPHIARFLGFALVSIGIVFLAT from the coding sequence ATGTTAACTATTTCCAAGCCTGTTGCTGTCGGGAAGTTACAGCATCGTCATATTGGAGCGATCGCCACTCTTATACTCATTAGTCTGTTAAGCTCTTGGTGTGGATTATCATTGCAGCATAATATCTCTAATGTCTGGGATGGCTTTTTATGGGGAGTTGCTGACCCAGTACTTCACCTGAATAGTTTGGTGAATCTCTTGAGTATTGGTTTTTTCTCTGCTGGCTTCGTACACGCTGCCATCATCACTAACACTTTTGTCTTAGCATCAGTTTTAGGCTCATTTACCCATTTATTCCAGATTAATTTACCAAGTGCAGAGATAGCGATCGCGCTTTTTATTGTCGGTTTTGGTGCTATGTTAGTGACACCCAACTGCTCAAGCTGGTTGTTTATGCTTATTTTAGGTGCGTTGGCGCAGACCGCCGTAGGCATCGCTGGTTTGTTTCAAGGCAATGTTATCAGTCAAACAATATCTGAGACTGATACAACATCTCTAATTACTTATACATTAGGCATGGTTTTAACGCAGTACACAGTAACTACCAGTGCCAGAAAAATCAACTTTCACACTTTACCTCACATTGCTCGTTTTTTAGGCTTCGCGCTAGTTAGTATCGGTATCGTATTTTTAGCAACTTAA
- a CDS encoding sensor histidine kinase produces MLEFINEFFTDSLFIPHGHCYLWKPGLVWLNILSDSLIALAYYSIPISLMYFVHKRKDLPFKGIMLLFGAFIVSCGTTHLMEIWTLWHPTYWLSGSLKAITALISVYTASVLVPIIPQALALPSPTQLEASNAELKAALQNLENTQSQLIQTEKLSSMGQLVSGIAYEINNPINFIYGNIHFAKEYVENLLVLLALYKEHYPHPPSTIQAYIQEVDINFLQEDLEKILSSIKIGAGRIRELILSLRKFSRLDEAEIKKVDIHQSIDSTLLLLQNRLKKQERYPEIEIVKEYGNLPKISCYPKQLNQVFMNILTNAVDALEESLVNQEKIKESGSIGLTKPKIYIHTEILNNEQVRVRIADNGYGMVEEVRQKVFDPFFTTKPITSGTGLGLSISRQIIDKHGGQIECISSPLKGTEFIIQLPIQITFCKINILQTLP; encoded by the coding sequence ATGCTTGAATTTATAAATGAATTTTTTACAGACAGCTTATTTATTCCGCATGGACATTGCTATCTGTGGAAACCTGGGCTGGTATGGTTAAATATTCTCTCAGACTCTCTGATTGCTCTTGCTTATTATTCAATACCAATCAGTCTGATGTATTTTGTCCACAAGCGAAAAGATTTACCCTTTAAAGGCATAATGCTTTTATTTGGAGCCTTTATTGTCTCCTGTGGTACAACTCATTTAATGGAGATTTGGACACTTTGGCATCCAACTTACTGGTTATCTGGAAGCCTCAAAGCCATAACAGCTTTGATATCAGTTTATACAGCTAGTGTTTTAGTCCCAATCATTCCTCAAGCATTAGCTTTGCCTAGTCCTACTCAATTAGAGGCTAGTAATGCTGAACTCAAAGCAGCTTTACAAAATTTGGAAAATACACAATCTCAACTTATTCAAACTGAGAAACTATCTTCTATGGGGCAGTTAGTTTCTGGTATTGCCTACGAAATTAATAACCCAATTAACTTTATTTATGGCAATATTCATTTTGCTAAGGAATATGTAGAAAATTTATTAGTATTACTTGCTCTCTACAAAGAACACTATCCCCATCCACCATCAACTATTCAAGCTTATATTCAAGAAGTTGATATCAATTTTTTACAAGAAGATTTAGAAAAAATATTATCTTCAATAAAAATTGGTGCAGGACGTATTCGAGAGTTAATTTTATCTTTAAGGAAATTTTCTCGATTAGATGAAGCTGAAATTAAAAAGGTGGATATTCACCAAAGCATTGATTCTACATTATTGCTATTACAAAATCGCTTAAAAAAGCAAGAGAGATACCCAGAGATTGAGATAGTTAAAGAATACGGCAATTTACCAAAAATTAGTTGTTATCCTAAACAACTCAATCAAGTATTTATGAATATATTGACTAATGCTGTTGATGCCTTAGAAGAATCATTGGTAAATCAAGAAAAAATCAAAGAAAGTGGTTCTATAGGTTTAACCAAACCAAAAATTTATATTCATACCGAAATTTTAAATAATGAGCAAGTAAGAGTAAGAATTGCTGATAATGGTTATGGAATGGTAGAAGAAGTTAGGCAAAAAGTTTTTGACCCATTTTTTACGACAAAACCTATTACTTCAGGTACAGGTTTAGGGTTATCAATTAGTCGTCAAATTATCGATAAGCATGGTGGTCAGATAGAGTGCATTTCATCACCACTGAAAGGGACAGAATTTATCATTCAACTTCCTATACAAATAACTTTTTGTAAAATAAATATTTTACAGACTCTGCCATGA
- a CDS encoding ABC transporter ATP-binding protein, with amino-acid sequence MAQTRRIAKLAAYLRPHWREATLGILALLSVNGLGVYIPWLIKSCVDELSTSFSWNQILRYVVIIILLSSAMLLIRMASRIWLFGVGRQVEFDLKQRIFEHLLKLEPAYFASNTIGDLISRATSDVDNVRRLLGFAVLSLANTLFAYTLTLPVMLTISVDLTLASLAVYPFMFVLVNLFSNRLKRQQGVVQEQLSHISELIQEDISGIALIKIYAQEENERRAFAGQNQQLLTANLELAKTRNTLFPLIGGLASLSSLVVIWLGTSRIAAGTLAVGDFLALLLYIERLVFPTALLGFTISTYQRGEVSIDRLESILSVEAKIQDTSETINLSLTDVIGQLTAKNLTYTYPGAETPALDKVNFTINPGETVAIVGAIGSGKSTLANALPRLLEIEPGQLFLDGVDTTKIALADLRNAIAYVPQDSFLFSTTIKNNIRYGDPVSQQEQVEHVAKLAQIHPEIINFPQQYETIVGERGITLSGGQRQRTALARAMLVNAPVLILDDALSSVDNQTATQILNNLSRGTERKTVVFITHQLSAAAAADRIFVMDKGKIVQMGNHLELVQKKGLYRKLWSQHQVEELLH; translated from the coding sequence ATGGCACAAACTCGACGAATTGCTAAACTTGCTGCTTATTTGCGTCCCCATTGGCGGGAGGCGACATTGGGCATCCTAGCTTTGTTGTCTGTTAATGGGCTGGGTGTTTATATTCCTTGGCTAATTAAGTCTTGTGTTGACGAACTTTCCACAAGCTTTAGCTGGAACCAAATACTACGTTATGTAGTAATTATAATTCTGCTGAGTTCGGCTATGTTACTCATCCGCATGGCTTCGCGGATTTGGCTATTTGGTGTAGGTAGACAAGTAGAATTTGACCTGAAGCAACGTATTTTTGAACATTTACTTAAGCTAGAGCCTGCTTATTTTGCAAGTAATACTATTGGCGATTTAATTAGTAGGGCTACCAGCGATGTAGATAATGTCAGACGGTTGTTAGGTTTTGCAGTATTAAGTTTAGCAAATACTCTATTTGCCTATACTTTAACTCTGCCAGTCATGCTGACCATTAGTGTGGACTTAACACTGGCATCTTTGGCTGTCTATCCGTTCATGTTTGTATTAGTAAATTTATTTAGCAATCGTTTAAAACGACAACAGGGGGTAGTACAAGAACAACTTTCTCATATTAGTGAACTAATTCAAGAAGATATTAGTGGTATTGCTTTAATTAAAATTTATGCCCAAGAAGAAAACGAGCGTCGCGCTTTCGCTGGGCAGAATCAACAGTTACTAACAGCTAATTTGGAACTAGCTAAAACTCGGAATACTCTGTTTCCTCTAATTGGGGGTTTAGCTAGTTTAAGTTCTCTGGTAGTTATCTGGTTAGGAACATCGCGAATTGCGGCGGGAACCTTAGCTGTTGGCGATTTCTTGGCACTTTTATTATATATAGAACGTTTAGTTTTCCCTACGGCACTGTTGGGCTTTACGATTTCTACTTACCAACGTGGTGAGGTGAGTATAGACCGTTTAGAATCTATTTTGAGTGTGGAAGCAAAGATTCAAGATACTAGCGAAACAATCAATTTATCTTTAACAGACGTAATAGGTCAATTAACAGCAAAAAATCTAACTTATACTTATCCGGGGGCGGAAACTCCAGCTTTGGACAAGGTGAACTTTACCATTAACCCTGGTGAAACTGTGGCTATTGTCGGTGCTATTGGTTCTGGTAAATCGACGTTAGCTAATGCTTTACCTAGATTGTTAGAAATTGAGCCAGGACAGCTATTTTTAGACGGGGTGGATACTACTAAGATAGCTTTAGCAGATTTACGTAATGCGATCGCCTACGTCCCTCAAGATAGTTTTCTATTTAGTACCACAATTAAAAATAACATTCGCTATGGCGACCCGGTGAGCCAACAGGAACAAGTAGAGCATGTGGCTAAATTGGCGCAAATTCACCCGGAAATTATTAATTTTCCGCAACAATATGAAACTATTGTCGGTGAGCGTGGTATTACCCTCTCTGGCGGTCAAAGGCAGCGTACCGCATTGGCTAGGGCAATGTTGGTCAATGCCCCAGTTTTAATCTTAGATGATGCCCTCTCTAGCGTAGATAATCAAACAGCTACCCAAATCCTTAATAATCTTTCTCGTGGTACTGAACGTAAAACGGTAGTTTTTATTACGCATCAACTCTCGGCGGCGGCGGCGGCTGACCGAATTTTTGTCATGGATAAGGGCAAAATTGTACAGATGGGTAATCACTTAGAGTTAGTCCAGAAAAAAGGTCTTTATAGAAAGTTGTGGAGTCAGCACCAAGTAGAAGAATTACTACATTAG
- the galE gene encoding UDP-glucose 4-epimerase GalE codes for MSPGKPSILVTGGAGYIGSHTVLALKQAGYDVVILDNLVYGHRDLVEKVLQVELVVGDTGDRPLLDELFKSRHFDAVMHFSAYAYVGESVSDPAKYYRNNVLGTLTLLEAMLAASIKKFVFSSTCATYGVPTVVPIPEDHPQHPINPYGATKLMVERILSDFDVAYGLKSVRFRYFNAAGANPDGLLGEDHNPETHLIPLVLLTALGKRKSIAIFGTDYPTPDGTCIRDYIHVNDLADAHILGLEYLLKGGDSEVFNLGNGQGFSVREVIAAAEQVTGLPIAVEESDRRPGDPPSLIGSGEKARKVLGWQPQYPAIKDIVTHAWQWHQKRHQ; via the coding sequence ATGTCGCCTGGAAAGCCCAGCATTTTAGTAACGGGGGGAGCAGGATATATTGGTTCACACACCGTACTGGCTCTCAAACAAGCAGGTTATGACGTGGTAATACTAGATAATTTAGTCTATGGACATCGGGATCTAGTAGAAAAGGTTTTGCAGGTAGAACTTGTAGTAGGTGATACGGGCGATCGCCCTTTGTTAGATGAGTTATTTAAGTCTCGCCATTTTGATGCAGTGATGCACTTCTCCGCTTATGCTTATGTAGGCGAATCCGTAAGTGACCCTGCCAAATACTACCGCAATAATGTATTAGGCACACTAACACTATTAGAAGCGATGTTAGCGGCTTCAATTAAGAAGTTTGTCTTTTCTTCCACTTGTGCCACCTATGGAGTGCCGACAGTGGTTCCCATCCCAGAGGATCATCCTCAACACCCCATTAATCCTTACGGGGCTACAAAGTTGATGGTAGAGCGGATTTTATCTGATTTTGATGTGGCTTACGGTTTAAAATCAGTCCGTTTCCGTTATTTTAATGCGGCTGGAGCTAATCCTGATGGTTTATTAGGTGAAGATCACAACCCAGAAACTCATTTAATCCCCCTTGTTTTACTCACAGCCTTGGGTAAACGTAAATCTATTGCCATTTTTGGCACAGATTACCCTACACCCGACGGCACTTGTATTCGAGATTATATTCACGTTAACGACTTAGCCGATGCCCATATTTTGGGGTTGGAATATTTATTAAAAGGTGGGGATAGTGAAGTTTTCAACTTGGGCAATGGTCAAGGCTTCTCTGTGAGGGAAGTAATTGCAGCTGCTGAACAAGTAACAGGATTACCCATAGCGGTGGAAGAAAGCGATCGCCGTCCCGGAGATCCCCCAAGCCTCATTGGTAGCGGAGAAAAAGCCAGAAAAGTTCTCGGTTGGCAACCCCAATATCCAGCGATTAAAGATATCGTTACTCATGCTTGGCAGTGGCATCAGAAGCGGCATCAATAA
- the pgmB gene encoding beta-phosphoglucomutase: MNTKCPSRDFIYQDWILTETKFNLEQLHSRSTVFTIGNGYLGTRGSLEEGHARGLPATFIHGVYDDVPVVYTELANCPDWLPLIIVVNGDRFRMDQGEVLQYERRLDVSQGLLSRSLRWRSPSGSVIDIRFERFASLADPHILGQRCQLTPYDSDCSIEIQASINGYAENQGFNHWEGLDQGKTAQGIWLHSRTRGTQIEIGMAAKMTISGAEATSQVSIVPGYPTISASCLAKSQQTITVEKLVTIFTSRDINQPVTAAQEKLAQLSDYTTLLTANKQAWDEVWQKSDICIEGDPTAAFAIRHNLFQLLIAAPFHDDKVSIPAKTLSGFGYRGHIFWDTEIFILPFFTFTQPALAKNLLTYRYHTINGARRKATHYGFKGAMYPWESADTGDEVTPRWALPDDYYGEDVRIWCRDREIHNSADIAYAVWQYWQVTGDDEWMRDYGAEIILDSAIFWSSRVEYNSGGDRYEIRGVIGADEYHEFVHNNTFTNRMVQWHLEKALKVYDWLRRTFPQRVTELENKLQLTCELEIHWQDIIKKICIFYDSKTGLIEQFEGFFQLKDINLQDYEPRQRSMQTILGIEGANQCQVLKQPDVLMLLYLMRPSAEFPYNEKVLATNWDYYAPRTDITYGSSLGPAIHAILASDLGKSATAYERFMQALMVDLEDKRGNANDGIHGASAGGIWQAVIFGFGGIQLTQQGPIANPHLPPTWTRLKFQLHWRGEWYQFDLARRQEAGGRRQEAGGRRITSDSAIPVGERSRTNIRGFIFDLDGVLTDTAEYHYQAWQKLADEEGIPFNREANEALRGVSRRASLMLIIGDRHYSEAQIEEMMERKNRYYVELIEHITSKDLLPGAIALLDELRQAGIKIGIGSGSKNAKTVIERLGIADKVDAIADGYSVQKPKPAPDLFLFAAHQLGLEPQQCVVVEDAAAGIEAAKAGGMWTIGLGPVERVGAANIVFPNLAGVTWFDLRSKFQKVANTNS; encoded by the coding sequence ATGAATACAAAATGTCCTTCTCGTGATTTTATTTATCAAGATTGGATATTAACTGAAACCAAATTTAATCTTGAGCAGTTGCACTCTAGAAGTACTGTCTTTACTATTGGTAACGGTTATTTAGGTACAAGGGGTAGCTTAGAGGAAGGTCACGCTCGTGGTTTACCAGCTACTTTTATTCATGGGGTATATGATGATGTACCTGTAGTTTACACAGAACTTGCTAATTGTCCTGATTGGTTGCCGTTGATAATTGTGGTGAATGGCGATCGCTTCCGTATGGATCAGGGTGAAGTATTACAATATGAACGTAGGCTTGATGTCAGCCAAGGTTTGCTAAGTCGTTCGCTACGTTGGCGTAGTCCCAGTGGTAGCGTTATCGATATCCGCTTTGAACGCTTCGCTAGTTTAGCAGACCCACATATTTTAGGGCAGCGTTGCCAGTTAACGCCATATGATAGTGATTGCTCAATCGAAATTCAAGCGAGTATTAACGGCTATGCGGAAAATCAAGGTTTTAATCATTGGGAAGGACTAGACCAAGGTAAAACTGCTCAAGGTATTTGGTTACATAGTCGTACCCGAGGAACCCAAATTGAAATCGGTATGGCGGCTAAGATGACCATATCAGGTGCGGAAGCAACGTCGCAAGTGAGCATCGTTCCTGGATACCCGACTATCAGCGCCAGTTGTTTAGCTAAGTCTCAACAAACCATCACAGTTGAGAAGTTGGTGACGATATTTACATCACGGGACATAAATCAACCAGTCACAGCCGCTCAGGAAAAACTGGCACAGTTAAGCGACTACACAACATTACTCACAGCTAACAAGCAAGCTTGGGATGAGGTGTGGCAAAAAAGCGACATATGTATAGAAGGAGACCCTACAGCCGCTTTTGCTATCCGCCATAACTTATTCCAACTGCTAATTGCTGCCCCATTCCATGACGATAAAGTAAGTATTCCCGCGAAAACCCTTTCAGGCTTTGGCTATCGCGGTCATATTTTTTGGGATACGGAAATTTTCATCCTGCCCTTTTTCACTTTTACCCAACCAGCCTTAGCTAAAAACTTACTCACCTACCGCTATCACACCATCAATGGAGCGCGACGTAAAGCTACACATTACGGGTTTAAAGGGGCGATGTATCCTTGGGAAAGTGCGGATACTGGGGATGAAGTCACGCCACGTTGGGCTTTGCCTGATGATTATTATGGCGAAGATGTGCGTATTTGGTGTCGCGATCGCGAAATTCATAACAGTGCAGATATTGCCTATGCTGTCTGGCAATACTGGCAAGTTACTGGGGACGATGAATGGATGCGTGATTATGGGGCGGAAATTATCCTAGATTCGGCTATTTTCTGGAGTAGTCGAGTTGAGTATAACTCAGGTGGCGATCGCTATGAAATCCGTGGGGTAATTGGTGCGGATGAATACCACGAGTTTGTCCATAACAACACCTTCACCAACCGCATGGTGCAATGGCATTTGGAGAAGGCGCTGAAAGTTTATGATTGGTTGCGTCGTACTTTCCCCCAACGAGTTACAGAGTTAGAAAATAAATTGCAACTGACTTGCGAGTTAGAAATACACTGGCAAGATATCATCAAAAAAATCTGCATTTTCTACGACTCCAAAACGGGATTAATCGAGCAATTTGAGGGATTTTTCCAACTCAAAGACATCAACTTGCAAGACTACGAACCGCGCCAGCGTTCTATGCAAACTATCCTGGGTATTGAAGGCGCTAACCAGTGCCAAGTCCTCAAGCAACCAGATGTTTTAATGCTGCTGTACCTGATGCGTCCATCAGCAGAGTTTCCTTACAACGAAAAAGTCTTAGCCACTAACTGGGACTATTACGCACCCCGCACAGATATCACCTATGGTTCATCGCTAGGCCCAGCAATTCACGCCATCCTAGCCTCAGATTTAGGCAAATCAGCCACCGCCTACGAACGCTTTATGCAGGCACTGATGGTTGATTTAGAAGATAAACGAGGTAATGCCAATGACGGCATCCACGGCGCAAGTGCTGGCGGAATTTGGCAAGCAGTAATTTTTGGCTTTGGCGGTATCCAACTCACCCAACAAGGCCCCATCGCCAACCCCCACTTACCCCCAACTTGGACACGCCTAAAGTTCCAGTTACATTGGCGCGGTGAGTGGTATCAGTTTGATTTGGCTAGAAGGCAGGAGGCAGGAGGCAGGAGGCAGGAGGCAGGAGGCAGGAGAATAACATCTGACTCAGCAATCCCGGTTGGTGAGCGTAGTCGAACCAACATTCGCGGATTTATCTTCGACCTAGATGGAGTGTTAACGGATACTGCTGAATATCATTATCAAGCGTGGCAAAAACTGGCTGATGAGGAAGGTATACCTTTTAACAGAGAAGCTAATGAGGCTTTGCGGGGTGTGTCTCGTCGTGCTTCTCTGATGTTGATTATTGGGGATAGGCATTATTCAGAGGCACAAATTGAAGAGATGATGGAGCGTAAAAATCGCTACTATGTAGAACTTATTGAACATATTACATCTAAGGATTTGTTGCCGGGAGCGATCGCACTTTTAGATGAACTACGGCAAGCGGGAATTAAAATCGGGATAGGCTCAGGCAGTAAAAATGCCAAAACAGTAATTGAGCGGTTAGGAATTGCTGATAAAGTAGATGCGATAGCGGATGGATATAGTGTTCAAAAACCCAAGCCAGCACCCGATTTATTCCTCTTTGCTGCCCATCAGTTAGGATTAGAGCCACAACAATGCGTAGTTGTCGAAGATGCAGCCGCAGGTATTGAAGCTGCTAAAGCAGGCGGGATGTGGACTATAGGACTTGGCCCGGTTGAACGTGTTGGTGCAGCTAACATAGTCTTTCCTAATCTTGCAGGCGTGACATGGTTCGATTTACGTTCTAAATTCCAAAAAGTAGCTAATACCAATTCGTAA
- a CDS encoding sucrose synthase, with amino-acid sequence MYELFHPLLANSEEKAALKQLIFALNALGKHYFLRNEILQTFSQYCHQAQKPTYFYYSSSVGKLIQYTHEIILAEDGAWFVVRPRIAQQEVWRLTADFAQFDFMSPEALLDVSDRLVDAYEPNILEIDLSSFYEASPSISDPRNVGQGLAFLNRYLCSQMQVDPHYWVDMLYLALHELQYDGINLMIGEAILSGIHLAKQVHQAIKYLSGLHPEEPYEKFYIDLQKLGFEPGWGNTAGRILETLNLLDRLIDSPQPAILEAFVARVPAVFRVVLVSIHGWVAQEDVIGRDETLGQVIYVIEQARSLENKLQQEIKLAGLEVLGIQPHIIILTRLIPNCEGTYCNLRLEKLNDTDNAWILRVPFGEFNPEITDNWISKFEIWPYLETFALDAEKQLLAQFQGKPNLIIGNYSDGNLVAFLIARRLKVTHCNIAHSLEKPKHLFSNLYWQNFEDQYHFSVQFTADIITMNAADFIITSTYQEIFGTPDGVGQYESYKFFTMPHLYHVVDGIDLFNPKFNMVPPGVNEQVFFPYSQADRDSNLTNKVQDLLFHRQGSQIFGHLEQPHKPPIFAVAPITSIKNLTGLAECFGKSQELQERCNLILLTSKLHLDERSNPEEAQEIQKLYDIINYYHLHGHIRWLGLRLLNQEVGEAYRLVADYRGIYVHFALFEAFGRSILEAMISGLPTFATKFGGALEILEDRDNGFEINPTDLEGTSQKILAFFQHCDTHPEHWQEVSQWMSQRIHQKYNWQLHTSQLLALTKIYSFWNFVSPEKTEARVRYMESLFHLIYKPRAEQILAKHMGH; translated from the coding sequence ATGTACGAACTATTTCACCCTCTTTTGGCTAACAGTGAGGAAAAAGCGGCTCTAAAACAGTTGATATTTGCATTAAATGCTTTAGGTAAGCATTACTTCCTGAGAAATGAAATCCTCCAAACTTTTTCTCAATACTGTCACCAAGCCCAAAAGCCTACATATTTTTATTATTCTTCCTCGGTTGGCAAACTGATTCAATATACCCACGAAATCATTTTGGCAGAGGATGGTGCATGGTTTGTGGTGCGTCCAAGAATTGCCCAGCAAGAAGTTTGGCGACTGACAGCAGACTTTGCCCAGTTTGATTTTATGTCACCAGAGGCGTTACTTGATGTGAGCGATCGCCTAGTCGATGCCTACGAACCTAATATTTTAGAAATTGATCTCAGTTCATTTTATGAAGCTTCCCCTAGTATCAGTGACCCCAGAAACGTCGGTCAAGGTCTAGCCTTTCTCAACCGTTATCTGTGTAGTCAGATGCAGGTTGATCCTCACTACTGGGTCGATATGCTGTATTTAGCATTACATGAGTTGCAGTATGATGGCATTAACTTGATGATTGGGGAGGCTATTCTTTCAGGTATCCATTTAGCTAAACAAGTTCATCAAGCAATTAAATACCTTTCAGGGCTACACCCTGAAGAACCTTACGAGAAATTTTACATTGATCTGCAAAAACTTGGCTTTGAACCAGGATGGGGTAATACAGCTGGGCGCATTCTGGAAACCCTCAATTTGTTAGATAGGCTGATAGATAGTCCCCAACCTGCTATCTTAGAAGCTTTTGTTGCCCGTGTCCCGGCCGTCTTTCGTGTCGTTCTGGTTTCCATCCACGGTTGGGTAGCACAGGAAGATGTCATTGGCCGGGATGAAACCTTGGGGCAAGTTATCTACGTTATAGAACAAGCAAGGAGTTTAGAAAATAAACTACAGCAAGAAATCAAACTTGCGGGACTGGAAGTATTAGGTATTCAACCCCACATTATTATTCTTACCCGTCTCATTCCTAACTGCGAAGGTACGTATTGTAACCTGCGGTTAGAAAAATTAAATGATACAGATAATGCTTGGATTTTACGAGTTCCTTTTGGAGAGTTTAATCCTGAGATTACTGATAATTGGATCTCGAAATTTGAGATTTGGCCTTATTTAGAAACCTTTGCGTTAGATGCGGAAAAACAATTATTGGCGCAGTTCCAAGGCAAACCCAATTTAATCATTGGTAACTACAGTGATGGGAATTTAGTTGCTTTCCTTATCGCCCGTCGTCTCAAAGTTACCCACTGCAACATAGCACATTCTTTAGAAAAACCGAAACATTTATTTAGTAATTTATATTGGCAAAACTTTGAAGACCAATATCATTTTTCTGTACAATTCACCGCCGATATAATTACAATGAATGCGGCTGATTTTATCATCACATCAACCTACCAAGAAATTTTCGGTACACCCGACGGCGTAGGACAGTATGAGTCTTATAAGTTTTTCACTATGCCCCATCTATATCATGTAGTTGATGGAATTGACTTATTTAATCCTAAATTCAACATGGTTCCACCAGGGGTAAATGAGCAAGTTTTCTTTCCTTATAGTCAAGCAGACAGAGACTCTAATTTAACTAACAAAGTCCAAGATTTACTATTTCACCGTCAAGGATCACAAATCTTTGGTCATTTAGAGCAGCCACATAAGCCGCCCATTTTTGCTGTTGCACCTATTACCTCAATTAAAAATCTCACTGGTTTGGCTGAATGCTTTGGTAAAAGTCAGGAATTACAGGAACGCTGTAATTTAATTCTTCTTACTAGTAAATTACATTTGGATGAGAGAAGTAACCCAGAAGAAGCCCAAGAAATTCAAAAGCTTTACGACATTATTAATTACTATCATCTGCATGGGCATATTCGCTGGCTAGGGTTACGACTTCTCAACCAAGAAGTCGGCGAAGCTTATCGCTTAGTAGCTGATTATCGTGGTATTTATGTCCACTTTGCTCTTTTTGAAGCCTTTGGACGCAGTATTTTAGAAGCGATGATTTCCGGCTTACCAACCTTTGCCACTAAATTTGGTGGTGCTTTAGAAATTCTTGAGGATAGAGATAATGGATTTGAGATTAATCCTACAGACTTAGAAGGCACATCTCAGAAAATTTTGGCATTCTTTCAACATTGTGATACTCACCCCGAACATTGGCAAGAAGTATCTCAATGGATGAGCCAACGCATTCATCAAAAATACAATTGGCAATTACACACTAGTCAATTGTTAGCCCTGACTAAAATATACAGCTTCTGGAATTTTGTCTCTCCAGAAAAGACAGAAGCCAGAGTTCGGTATATGGAAAGCTTGTTTCACCTAATTTATAAACCCAGAGCCGAGCAGATTTTAGCAAAGCATATGGGTCATTAG